One genomic window of Megachile rotundata isolate GNS110a chromosome 12, iyMegRotu1, whole genome shotgun sequence includes the following:
- the LOC105663586 gene encoding MAP kinase-activated protein kinase 2 isoform X4: MWEYGDLEILNSQIRSPEIKSKWRPCPYCRVLYDCVKARREVELHWRASNCRHIVQVKDVYENTYSGNKCLLVVMECMEGGELFERIQDRQDGAFTEREAAQIMYEICVAVKHLHDMNIAHRDLKPENLLYSKPDNTGILKLTDFGFAKETHSKDTLQTPCYTPYYVAPEVLGPEKYDKSCDIWSLGVIMYILLCGFPPFYSNHGLAISPGMKKRIRLGQYDFPAPEWSNVSSEAKTLIKGMLCTDPAQRLQIDEVMRNKWIAQYTEVPPTPLHTGRVLREGEELWPEVQEEMTRSLATMRVDYDTANLKQLDHTNNALLNKRRRAKQTNAVPPTANPTAAS, translated from the exons atgtgggaatatggggatttggaaattttaaattcacaaattagatCTCCTGAAATTAAAAGCAAGTGGAGACCATGTCCTTATTGTAGG gtATTATATGACTGTGTAAAGGCACGGAGAGAAGTTGAGCTGCATTGGAGAGCATCAAATTGCAGGCATATAGTTCAAGTAAAAGATGTGTATGAAAACACGTACAGTGGAAATAAATGCTTGTTGGTTGTTATGGAATG TATGGAAGGAGGAGAATTATTTGAGAGAATACAAGATAGACAAGATGGTGCTTTTACAGAGAGAG AAGCCGCACAGATAATGTATGAAATTTGTGTTGCTGTAAAGCATCTACATGATATGAATATTGCACACAGGGATCTTAAACCTGAAAATCTTTTATATTCCAAACCTG ACAATactggaatattaaaattaactgaTTTTGGTTTTGCAAAAGAGACACATTCAAAGGATACCTTACAAACACCATGTTACACACCATATTATGTTG CTCCTGAAGTTTTGGGACcagaaaaatatgataaaagcTGTGATATATGGTCACTTGGAGTCATAATGTACATACT gttGTGTGGTTTTCCACCTTTCTATAGTAACCACGGTTTAGCGATTTCACCAGGAATGAAAAAGAGAATACGATTGGGCCAGTATGATTTTCCAGCTCCTGAATGGTCAAACGTAAGCTCGGAAGCGAAAACTCTTATTAAGGGTATGCTATGTACGGATCCAGCACAAAGACTGCAGATTGATGAAGTGATGCGTAACAAATGGATTGCT CAATATACGGAAGTCCCACCTACGCCTTTACATACTGGGCGAGTGCTACGAGAGGGCGAAGAACTTTGGCCGGAAGTTCAAGAAGAAATGACACGATCTTTAGCCACAATGCGTGTAGATTACGATACAGCTAATTTGAAACAATTGGATCACACAAATAATGCGTTATTAAATAAACGCAGACGAGCAAAGCAAACGAACGCTGTACCGCCAACTGCTAATCCAACAGCTGCATCCTAG
- the LOC105663586 gene encoding MAP kinase-activated protein kinase 2 isoform X3: MEHPLTRCDTRVPKATPITDDYEISNHVLGLGINGKVVQCYDKNTREKYALKVLYDCVKARREVELHWRASNCRHIVQVKDVYENTYSGNKCLLVVMECMEGGELFERIQDRQDGAFTEREAAQIMYEICVAVKHLHDMNIAHRDLKPENLLYSKPDNTGILKLTDFGFAKETHSKDTLQTPCYTPYYVAPEVLGPEKYDKSCDIWSLGVIMYILLCGFPPFYSNHGLAISPGMKKRIRLGQYDFPAPEWSNVSSEAKTLIKGMLCTDPAQRLQIDEVMRNKWIAQYTEVPPTPLHTGRVLREGEELWPEVQEEMTRSLATMRVDYDTANLKQLDHTNNALLNKRRRAKQTNAVPPTANPTAAS; the protein is encoded by the exons ATGGAACATCCGCTTACGAGATGCGACACTCGTGTACCGAAAGCTACACCGATCACGGACGATTATGAAATCAGTAATCACGTATTAGGACTTGGGATAAACGGCAAAGTTGTTCAGTGTTATGACAAAAATACAAGGGAAAAGTATGCGCTTAAG gtATTATATGACTGTGTAAAGGCACGGAGAGAAGTTGAGCTGCATTGGAGAGCATCAAATTGCAGGCATATAGTTCAAGTAAAAGATGTGTATGAAAACACGTACAGTGGAAATAAATGCTTGTTGGTTGTTATGGAATG TATGGAAGGAGGAGAATTATTTGAGAGAATACAAGATAGACAAGATGGTGCTTTTACAGAGAGAG AAGCCGCACAGATAATGTATGAAATTTGTGTTGCTGTAAAGCATCTACATGATATGAATATTGCACACAGGGATCTTAAACCTGAAAATCTTTTATATTCCAAACCTG ACAATactggaatattaaaattaactgaTTTTGGTTTTGCAAAAGAGACACATTCAAAGGATACCTTACAAACACCATGTTACACACCATATTATGTTG CTCCTGAAGTTTTGGGACcagaaaaatatgataaaagcTGTGATATATGGTCACTTGGAGTCATAATGTACATACT gttGTGTGGTTTTCCACCTTTCTATAGTAACCACGGTTTAGCGATTTCACCAGGAATGAAAAAGAGAATACGATTGGGCCAGTATGATTTTCCAGCTCCTGAATGGTCAAACGTAAGCTCGGAAGCGAAAACTCTTATTAAGGGTATGCTATGTACGGATCCAGCACAAAGACTGCAGATTGATGAAGTGATGCGTAACAAATGGATTGCT CAATATACGGAAGTCCCACCTACGCCTTTACATACTGGGCGAGTGCTACGAGAGGGCGAAGAACTTTGGCCGGAAGTTCAAGAAGAAATGACACGATCTTTAGCCACAATGCGTGTAGATTACGATACAGCTAATTTGAAACAATTGGATCACACAAATAATGCGTTATTAAATAAACGCAGACGAGCAAAGCAAACGAACGCTGTACCGCCAACTGCTAATCCAACAGCTGCATCCTAG
- the LOC100878646 gene encoding uncharacterized protein LOC100878646 isoform X2 — translation MKNIVHERIHSTISKMCETIKEVYKLDSENVAILKKNQKQLEKLYYEAIVLHLKNIETIVNKYIAVPSNVLLEEDKYQKTQYSETEFQNMKQNLEDLQQRAKRGTILNAALKEEMQILEQVPISKDSVNKMCNIIDIDLKCLDTCNKMYQLVDDYKRFSTGLFTGPVVDKTKYNAVRNLKCKDFNVNDL, via the exons A TGAAAAATATTGTACACGAAAGAATTCATTCCACAATTAGTAAAATGTGTGAAACAATTAAAGAAGTATACAAATTAGATTCTGAGAATGTAGCAATTCTTAAGAAAAATCAGAAGCAActagaaaaattatattatgaagCAATAGTgttgcatttaaaaaatattgag ACTATTGTAAATAAGTATATTGCTGTACCAAGTAATGTTCTGTTGGAAGAAGACAAGTATCAAAAAACACAATACAGTGAAACAGAATTTCAGaatatgaaacaaaatttaGAAGACCTACAACAGAGAGCAAAAAGA GGTACTATTTTAAATGCTGCATTGAAAGAAGAAATGCAAATCCTTGAGCAAGTCCCAATATCTAAAGATAGTgtaaataaaatgtgtaatattattgatattgatCTCAAATGTTTAGATACATGTAACAAAATGTATCAATTAGTGGATGATTATAAACGATTTTCCACGGGCCTCTTTACAGGACCAGTTGTTGACAAAACAAAGTACAATGCAGTAAGGAATCTGAAGTGCAAAGATTTCAATGTAAATgacttataa
- the LOC105663586 gene encoding MAP kinase-activated protein kinase 2 isoform X1 translates to MKCFNLFRLLFILKCKRPVGEENEDSKKGKRKRTADTEIEPPTKEKEVSVVETKRKTMEHPLTRCDTRVPKATPITDDYEISNHVLGLGINGKVVQCYDKNTREKYALKVLYDCVKARREVELHWRASNCRHIVQVKDVYENTYSGNKCLLVVMECMEGGELFERIQDRQDGAFTEREAAQIMYEICVAVKHLHDMNIAHRDLKPENLLYSKPDNTGILKLTDFGFAKETHSKDTLQTPCYTPYYVAPEVLGPEKYDKSCDIWSLGVIMYILLCGFPPFYSNHGLAISPGMKKRIRLGQYDFPAPEWSNVSSEAKTLIKGMLCTDPAQRLQIDEVMRNKWIAQYTEVPPTPLHTGRVLREGEELWPEVQEEMTRSLATMRVDYDTANLKQLDHTNNALLNKRRRAKQTNAVPPTANPTAAS, encoded by the exons ATGAagtgttttaatttatttagacttttatttatatt AAAGTGCAAGAGGCCCGTTGGCGAAGAAAACGAAGACAGTAAGAAAGGAAAACGGAAACGAACTGCGGATACAGAGATCGAACCGCCAACGAAAGAGAAGGAAGTTTCGGTCGTGGAAACAAAACGAAAAACCATGGAACATCCGCTTACGAGATGCGACACTCGTGTACCGAAAGCTACACCGATCACGGACGATTATGAAATCAGTAATCACGTATTAGGACTTGGGATAAACGGCAAAGTTGTTCAGTGTTATGACAAAAATACAAGGGAAAAGTATGCGCTTAAG gtATTATATGACTGTGTAAAGGCACGGAGAGAAGTTGAGCTGCATTGGAGAGCATCAAATTGCAGGCATATAGTTCAAGTAAAAGATGTGTATGAAAACACGTACAGTGGAAATAAATGCTTGTTGGTTGTTATGGAATG TATGGAAGGAGGAGAATTATTTGAGAGAATACAAGATAGACAAGATGGTGCTTTTACAGAGAGAG AAGCCGCACAGATAATGTATGAAATTTGTGTTGCTGTAAAGCATCTACATGATATGAATATTGCACACAGGGATCTTAAACCTGAAAATCTTTTATATTCCAAACCTG ACAATactggaatattaaaattaactgaTTTTGGTTTTGCAAAAGAGACACATTCAAAGGATACCTTACAAACACCATGTTACACACCATATTATGTTG CTCCTGAAGTTTTGGGACcagaaaaatatgataaaagcTGTGATATATGGTCACTTGGAGTCATAATGTACATACT gttGTGTGGTTTTCCACCTTTCTATAGTAACCACGGTTTAGCGATTTCACCAGGAATGAAAAAGAGAATACGATTGGGCCAGTATGATTTTCCAGCTCCTGAATGGTCAAACGTAAGCTCGGAAGCGAAAACTCTTATTAAGGGTATGCTATGTACGGATCCAGCACAAAGACTGCAGATTGATGAAGTGATGCGTAACAAATGGATTGCT CAATATACGGAAGTCCCACCTACGCCTTTACATACTGGGCGAGTGCTACGAGAGGGCGAAGAACTTTGGCCGGAAGTTCAAGAAGAAATGACACGATCTTTAGCCACAATGCGTGTAGATTACGATACAGCTAATTTGAAACAATTGGATCACACAAATAATGCGTTATTAAATAAACGCAGACGAGCAAAGCAAACGAACGCTGTACCGCCAACTGCTAATCCAACAGCTGCATCCTAG
- the LOC105663586 gene encoding MAP kinase-activated protein kinase 2 isoform X2 — MPKSAAKWTFWRKCKRPVGEENEDSKKGKRKRTADTEIEPPTKEKEVSVVETKRKTMEHPLTRCDTRVPKATPITDDYEISNHVLGLGINGKVVQCYDKNTREKYALKVLYDCVKARREVELHWRASNCRHIVQVKDVYENTYSGNKCLLVVMECMEGGELFERIQDRQDGAFTEREAAQIMYEICVAVKHLHDMNIAHRDLKPENLLYSKPDNTGILKLTDFGFAKETHSKDTLQTPCYTPYYVAPEVLGPEKYDKSCDIWSLGVIMYILLCGFPPFYSNHGLAISPGMKKRIRLGQYDFPAPEWSNVSSEAKTLIKGMLCTDPAQRLQIDEVMRNKWIAQYTEVPPTPLHTGRVLREGEELWPEVQEEMTRSLATMRVDYDTANLKQLDHTNNALLNKRRRAKQTNAVPPTANPTAAS; from the exons ATGCCGAAATCGGCAGCCAAGTGGACATTTTGGAG AAAGTGCAAGAGGCCCGTTGGCGAAGAAAACGAAGACAGTAAGAAAGGAAAACGGAAACGAACTGCGGATACAGAGATCGAACCGCCAACGAAAGAGAAGGAAGTTTCGGTCGTGGAAACAAAACGAAAAACCATGGAACATCCGCTTACGAGATGCGACACTCGTGTACCGAAAGCTACACCGATCACGGACGATTATGAAATCAGTAATCACGTATTAGGACTTGGGATAAACGGCAAAGTTGTTCAGTGTTATGACAAAAATACAAGGGAAAAGTATGCGCTTAAG gtATTATATGACTGTGTAAAGGCACGGAGAGAAGTTGAGCTGCATTGGAGAGCATCAAATTGCAGGCATATAGTTCAAGTAAAAGATGTGTATGAAAACACGTACAGTGGAAATAAATGCTTGTTGGTTGTTATGGAATG TATGGAAGGAGGAGAATTATTTGAGAGAATACAAGATAGACAAGATGGTGCTTTTACAGAGAGAG AAGCCGCACAGATAATGTATGAAATTTGTGTTGCTGTAAAGCATCTACATGATATGAATATTGCACACAGGGATCTTAAACCTGAAAATCTTTTATATTCCAAACCTG ACAATactggaatattaaaattaactgaTTTTGGTTTTGCAAAAGAGACACATTCAAAGGATACCTTACAAACACCATGTTACACACCATATTATGTTG CTCCTGAAGTTTTGGGACcagaaaaatatgataaaagcTGTGATATATGGTCACTTGGAGTCATAATGTACATACT gttGTGTGGTTTTCCACCTTTCTATAGTAACCACGGTTTAGCGATTTCACCAGGAATGAAAAAGAGAATACGATTGGGCCAGTATGATTTTCCAGCTCCTGAATGGTCAAACGTAAGCTCGGAAGCGAAAACTCTTATTAAGGGTATGCTATGTACGGATCCAGCACAAAGACTGCAGATTGATGAAGTGATGCGTAACAAATGGATTGCT CAATATACGGAAGTCCCACCTACGCCTTTACATACTGGGCGAGTGCTACGAGAGGGCGAAGAACTTTGGCCGGAAGTTCAAGAAGAAATGACACGATCTTTAGCCACAATGCGTGTAGATTACGATACAGCTAATTTGAAACAATTGGATCACACAAATAATGCGTTATTAAATAAACGCAGACGAGCAAAGCAAACGAACGCTGTACCGCCAACTGCTAATCCAACAGCTGCATCCTAG
- the LOC100879539 gene encoding epoxide hydrolase 4 — MFTNGKIVHVSLLEIVQLHFLSFVCGFYLIVKRFLKWIWDPKKFFMMQQRDKPPPCLVDNHLGTHSYVKIKGVKFHYVEAGNKDKPLVLLLHGFPDCWLSWREQIPCLAEHYRIVAIDLKGFGDSDKPATKRSYRIEVLIEELKQFIFTLGVRQCSIIGHDLGGLLGWYMVALHEDMIQKFVVISCPHPNFYWNRMTGNSVFDLKWMHFSRLPFLPEIDALKEDLSIINDAFQHLQLDAINTEKNYVEAYKYAFSRKEDWTGAINYYRNLPFIRLNTDSSEQISTKTLLIVGNKDPLVSIENVIQSSEYIEKFSVKVIAGAQHFPHQQKPNIVNTAILKFLMGSTSIVEKSPPKNIMSSWFGSLSNTVKYGNHVFDTVHKKTSGVVNVLPSKIFYLGQTARLVSC, encoded by the exons ATGTTTACAAACGGGAAGATTGTTCATGTGTCATTATTAGAAATCGTTCAGttgcattttctttcttttgtgTGTGGATTTTATTTGATAGTAAAAAGATTTCTAAAATGGATTTGGGATCCTAAGAAGTTCTTTATGATGCAGCAGCGAGATAAACCCCCTCCTTGTTTAGTAGACAATCACTTGGGAACTCATTCGTACGTGAAAATCAAG ggAGTGAAGTTTCATTATGTGGAAGCTGGAAATAAAGATAAACCACTTGTATTGCTTCTGCATGGTTTTCCTGATTGCTGGTTATCTTGGAGAGAACAAATACCATGTCTTGCTGAGCATTATAG GATAGTAGCAATAGATCTGAAAGGATTTGGAGATAGTGATAAGCCAGCAACTAAACGTTCCTATAGAATTGAAGTTTTAATTGAGGAATTAAAACAGTTTATTTTTACTCTTGGAGTAAGACAGTGTAGTATAATTGGTCATGATCTGGGTGGCCTTTTAGGATGGTACATGGTAGCCTTACATGAAGAtatgattcaaaaatttgttgtgATATCATGTCCACATCCTAATTTTTATTGGAATCGAATGACAGGAAATTCTGTATTTGATTTAAA ATGGATGCATTTTAGTAGACTGCCATTTCTTCCTGAAATTGATGCACTTAAAGAAGATTTATCCATCATAAATGATGCATTTCAACATTTGCAGCTTGATGCAATAAATACTGAAAAAAACTATGTGGAAGCATACAAATATGCATTTAGTAGAAAAG AGGATTGGACAGGTGCCATTAATTACTACAGAAATCTTCCTTTTATAAGACTTAATACAGATTCTTCTGAACAAATCTCTACTAAAACTTTACTTATAGTTGGAAACAAAGATCCACTTGTATCAATAGAAAATGTTATACAGAGTTCTGagtatattgaaaaatttagtgtAAAAGTAATTGCTGGGGCACAACATTTCCCACATCAGCAAAAACCAAATATAGTAAATAcagctattttaaaatttcttatgG GTTCAACAAGCATTGTAGAGAAATCACCACCTAAGAATATTATGTCTTCCTGGTTTGGATCTTTAAGTAATACTGTTAAATATGGTAATCATGTGTTCGACACCGTTCATAAAAAGACTAGCGGCGTAGTTAATGTTCTTcctagtaaaatattttatttgggaCAAACTGCaag ACTCGTTAGTTGTTGA
- the Edc3 gene encoding enhancer of mRNA-decapping protein 3: MSEQFVGCTVSVKCIEEIGTYQGQIVDLNKDYVTLSKAFCNGVPHSSSVVVLSAKDILNVEFISINDTSNTNDTSQTQNKVTVKRPIAKRAGRSFSESVPSSVQSTSYQTQPNLKKPDSIAQSITEQSTNGKVPLVESANKPLPRRLSHRQRALERDEHTFGTPIDQSLSQDFDFEKNLALFNKEAVWQEINSLKPDIVRQSENNRGRYRHDENVIVSEPTVFKQITVPSAGEKEYVTDNGLIIPSITLNLHRQLIGAADRLGISWERRVELLGRAGAEIILQLLGGSHRLNPNNAHQWPTVVALCGPHRSGAAGVNCARQLSSHGVKTIVFVENSEDVFLLQELSLYKLTGNKVESKVKNLPAVVDLILVALCDENSPRTITPIARWANSNRAPILAIEPPATGTPGILSKFSLLGGLPLSHSIDNGRLYLCNLALPNKVYADVGITYRSPFGPKFVIPLHSNNS; this comes from the exons ATGTCAGAACAATTTGTGGGTTGTACAGTTTCTGTGAAATGTATCGAAGAAATCGGTACTTACCAAGGACAGATAGTTGATTTAAACAAAGATTATGTTACACTTTCAAAAGCATTTTGTAATGGTGTACCTCATTCTTCATCTGTAGTTGTTTTAAG TGCGAAGGATATATTAAATGTAGAGTTTATATCGATTAATGACACATCTAATACAAATGATACAAGTCAAACACAAAATAAAGTAACTGTAAAAAGACCTATTGCTAAAAGAGCTGGAAGGTCTTTTTCAGAAAGCGTTCCATCTTCTgttcaatctacatcatatcaGACACAACCAAATTTGAAAAAACCAGATAGTATCGCACAATCTATTACAGAGCAATCTACAAATGGAAAAGTTCCATTag ttGAATCTGCTAATAAACCACTACCAAGAAGATTGAGTCATAGACAAAGAGCTTTAGAAAGAGATGAACACACATTTGGTACACCAATTGATCAGTCTTTAAGTCAagattttgattttgaaaaGAATTTAGCGTTATTTAATAAAGAG GCTGTCTGGCAAGAAATAAACTCTTTAAAGCCAGACATTGTTAGGCAATCGGAAAATAATAGGGGAAGATATCGGCATGATGAAAATGTTATTGTTTCTGAACCCAcagtttttaaacaaataacagTACCTAGTGCTGGAGAAAAAGAATATGTAACAGATAATGGTTTAATAATTCCTAGCATAACACTTAATCTTCATCGTCAATTAATAGGAGCAGCTGACCGACTTGGAATTAGTTGGGAACGTAGG gtGGAACTTCTTGGCCGTGCTGGTGCAGAAATAATATTGCAGTTACTGGGAGGAAGTCATAGACTTAATCCAAATAATGCACATCAATGGCCAACAGTTGTAGCACTGTGTGGACCTCATCGCTCGGGAGCTGCAGGTGTTAACTGTGCTAGACAATTATCTAGTCATGGTGTTAAAACGATAGTATTTGTGGAAAATTCTGAAGATGTTTTTCTATTACAAGAACTATCTTTGTACAAATTAACAGGTAATAAGGTAGAgagtaaagttaaaaatttaccgGCCGTAGTGGATTTAATACTTGTAGCACTTTGTGACGAAAATTCTCCAAGAACAATTACACCTATAGCAAGGTGGGCAAATAGTAACAGAGCACCTATTTTAGCTATTGAACCTCCAGCTACTGGTACACCTGGTATACTTAGCAAATTTAGTTTACTCGGTGGATTACCATTGTCTCATAGCATCGATAATGGCAGACTATATTTATGTAATCTTGCACTGCCAAACAAAGTATACGCAGATGTTGGTATAACGTATAGGTCTCCTTTTGGACCCAAGTTCGTCATTCCTTTGCATTCCAATAACTCTTAG
- the LOC100878646 gene encoding uncharacterized protein LOC100878646 isoform X1, with protein MASSELRKRKLEEYEMQLFNFHSRAVYATLKNIVHERIHSTISKMCETIKEVYKLDSENVAILKKNQKQLEKLYYEAIVLHLKNIETIVNKYIAVPSNVLLEEDKYQKTQYSETEFQNMKQNLEDLQQRAKRGTILNAALKEEMQILEQVPISKDSVNKMCNIIDIDLKCLDTCNKMYQLVDDYKRFSTGLFTGPVVDKTKYNAVRNLKCKDFNVNDL; from the exons ATGGCGTCCTCGGAATTACGGAAACGTAAATTGGAAGAATACGAAATGCAGCTGTTTAACTTTCATTCAAGAGCCGTGTATGCTACTT TGAAAAATATTGTACACGAAAGAATTCATTCCACAATTAGTAAAATGTGTGAAACAATTAAAGAAGTATACAAATTAGATTCTGAGAATGTAGCAATTCTTAAGAAAAATCAGAAGCAActagaaaaattatattatgaagCAATAGTgttgcatttaaaaaatattgag ACTATTGTAAATAAGTATATTGCTGTACCAAGTAATGTTCTGTTGGAAGAAGACAAGTATCAAAAAACACAATACAGTGAAACAGAATTTCAGaatatgaaacaaaatttaGAAGACCTACAACAGAGAGCAAAAAGA GGTACTATTTTAAATGCTGCATTGAAAGAAGAAATGCAAATCCTTGAGCAAGTCCCAATATCTAAAGATAGTgtaaataaaatgtgtaatattattgatattgatCTCAAATGTTTAGATACATGTAACAAAATGTATCAATTAGTGGATGATTATAAACGATTTTCCACGGGCCTCTTTACAGGACCAGTTGTTGACAAAACAAAGTACAATGCAGTAAGGAATCTGAAGTGCAAAGATTTCAATGTAAATgacttataa